A section of the Lepus europaeus isolate LE1 chromosome 19, mLepTim1.pri, whole genome shotgun sequence genome encodes:
- the LOC133748710 gene encoding vomeronasal type-1 receptor 4-like encodes MELIPHFPYRNLRLRGNNQTLGTDGTATGDLIMGVIFLSQTITGILGNFSLLSHYFYLSLTRRKFRPTDLIIKHLTVANWLVILSGGVPQTIAALGMKHFLGDIGCKLVFYVQRAITISPENPRWAEFKAKAPKYIGPFIILFWIVNMILNILVPLYVYERTTNKNVTEKVDHVYCVSVNPGEFIEFLYAAVVFFQNVLFVGFMLGSSSYMVFTLYRHKQQVQYIHRTNISSRSSPESRATHSILVLVSTFVSFCIFSSILHICLTVLNNHNLWLVNIAALITGSFSTVSPYVLMSHDSRVPRLCCVPTRNTESST; translated from the exons ATGGAGCTCATACCTCATTTCCCATACAGGAATCTCAGGCTCAGAGGCAATAATCAGACATTGGGAACTGATGGAACAGCAACTGGAGATTTGATAATGGGGGTGATCTTCTTATCACAGACTATTACAGGAATCCTGGggaatttctctcttctttcccattatttctacctctctctcacaAGACGCAAGTTTAGGCCCACAGATTTGATCATCAAACACCTGACTGTGGCCAACTGGTTAGTCATTCTCTCTGGAGGAGTTCCTCAAACGATAGCCGCTTTGGGGATGAAGCATTTCCTCGGTGATATTGGGTGCAAACTTGTGTTCTATGTACAAAGA gccatcaccatcaGTCCTGAGAACCCCAGGTGGGCAGAATTTAAAGCAAAGGCTCCCAAATACATTGGCCCTTTCATTATACTCTTCTGGATAGTCAACATGATACTGAATATCCTGGTACCTCTGTACGTATATGAGAGAACAACCAACAAAAATGTCACAGAGAAAGTCGATCATGTGTACTGTGTCTCTGTGAATCCTGGAGAATTCATAGAGTTCCTGTATGCAGCTGTAGTGTTTTTCCAAAATGTTCTTTTTGTGGGCTTCATGCTGGGTTCCAGCAGCTACATGGTTTTCACCCTGTACAGGCACAAGCAGCAGGTCCAGTACATCCATAGGACCAACATCTCCTCCAGGTCCTCCCCAGAGTCCAGAGCCACCCACAGCATCCTTGTCCTGGTGAGCACCTTTGTGTCTTTTTGCATTTTCTCCTCCATCCTTCATATTTGCTTGACTGTTTTAAACAATCACAATTTGTGGCTGGTAAACATCGCTGCACTGATCACTGGCAGTTTCTCAACTGTGAGCCCCTATGTTCTCATGAGCCACGACTCCAGAGTGCCCAGGCTCTGCTGTGTCCCCACAAGGAATACAGAATCCTCTACCTAG
- the LOC133748707 gene encoding vomeronasal type-1 receptor 4-like has product MLTVVTSMPMLVLEAERNWGLSMSVRRREAFSKEVSLESGNLRLSDNNQTLGTNGMVARDLTMGMIFLSQTITGILGNFSLLSHYLYLYFTGCKFRPTDLIIKHLTVANCLIILFRGVPQTMAALGLNDNFSDIGCKLVFYVQRVSRDVSAGSTCLLSISQAITISPENPRWAEFKAKAPKYIGPFITLLWILNFILNILVPLYVTERKTNKNITEKVDYVYCIAVNPGEFTESLYAAVVFFQNVLFVDFMLGSSGYMIFILYRHKKQVQYIHRTNISSRSSPESRATHSILVLVSTFVPFCIFSSIFHICLTVLKNPSVWLVNTSALITGSFSTVSPYILMSHDSRVPRLCCVPTRNTESSGCKFGPTDLIIKDLIVANCLVILLKESPNHGSFEDEAFPQ; this is encoded by the exons ATGCTGACTGTGGTGACCTCCATGCCAATGCTTGTCCTGGAGGCTGAAAGAAACTGGGGACTTTCTATGTCAGTGCGAAGGAGAGAAGCTTTCAGCAAGGAGGTGTCTCTGGAGTCTGG GAATCTTAGGCTCAGTGACAATAATCAGACATTGGGAACTAATGGGATGGTCGCCAGGGATTTGACAATGGGGATGATCTTCTTATCACAAACTATTACAGGAATCCTGGgaaatttctctcttctttcccattatctctatctctacttcaCAGGATGCAAGTTTAGACCTACAGATTTGATCATCAAACATCTGACTGTAGCAAACTGCTTAATCATTCTCTTTAGAGGAGTTCCCCAAACCATGGCAGCTTTGGGGCTAAATGATAATTTCAGTGATATTGGGTGCAAACTTGTGTTCTATGTACAAAGAGTGAGCAGGGACGTGTCCGCTGGCAGCACCTGCCTCTTGAGtatctcccaggccatcaccatcaGTCCTGAGAACCCCAGGTGGGCAGAATTTAAAGCAAAGGCTCCCAAATACATTGGCCCTTTTATTACACTCCTCTGGATACTGAACTTCATACTAAATATTCTGGTACCTCTGTATGTAACCGAgagaaaaaccaacaaaaatatcACAGAGAAAGTTGATTATGTGTACTGTATTGCTGTGAATCCTGGAGAATTCACAGAGTCCCTTTATGCAGCTGTAGTATTTTTCCAAAATGTTCTTTTTGTGGACTTTATGCTGGGTTCCAGCGGCTACATGATTTTCATCCTGTACAGGCACAAGAAGCAGGTCCAATACATCCATAGGACCAACATCTCCTCTAGGTCCTCCCCAGAGTCCAGAGCCACACACAGCATCCTCGTCCTGGTGAGCACCTTTGTGCCTTTTTGCATTTTCTCCTCCATCTTTCACATTTGCCTGACTGTTTTAAAAAACCCCAGTGTGTGGCTGGTGAACACCTCTGCACTAATCACTGGCAGTTTCTCAACTGTGAGCCCCTACATTCTCATGAGCCATGACTCCAGAGTGCCCAGGCTCTGCTGTGTCCCCACAAGGAATACAGAATCCTCTG gatGCAAGTTCGGGCCCACAGATTTGATCATCAAAGACCTGATTGTGGCCAACTGCTTAGTCATTCTTCTAAAGGAGTCCCCAAACCATGGCAGCTTTGAGGATGAAGCATTTCCTCAGTGA